In Actinobacillus equuli, the genomic stretch GGTTTAAGTTTCGGTGCGCCGACCGAAAGCGAAATCACTCTCGCTGAATTGGTTACCAAATTAGTCCCTTCTATCGAATTAGTCCGTATGGTCAGCTCAGGTACCGAAGCAACCATGTCGGCGATTCGTTTAGCACGCGGTTATACCGGTCGTGACAAAATTATCAAATTTGAAGGCTGTTACCACGGACATTCCGATTCGCTATTAGTAAAAGCCGGTTCCGGTGCGTTAACCCTAGGTCAGCCAAGCGGTCCTGGTGTACCTGCTGATTTTGCGAAGCACACGCTCACTTGTACTTACAACGATTTAGATTCGGTAAAAACCGCTTTCGAACAATATCCGAATGAAATTGCATGTTTAATCGTTGAGCCTGTTGCCGGCAATATGAACTGTATTCCGCCGAAAAATGATTTCTTAAAAGGTTTACGTGCTTTATGTGATCAATACGGTGCAGTGTTTATTATCGATGAAGTAATGACCGGTTTCCGTGTCGCATTAGGCGGTGCGCAAGCCTATTACGATGTTAAACCGGATTTAACTACACTCGGTAAAATTATCGGTGGCGGTATGCCGGTTGGTGCATTTGGCGGTAAAAAAGAGATTATGGAATACATTGCACCGACAGGGCCGGTATATCAAGCAGGTACACTTTCAGGCAACCCGATTGCGATGGCAGCCGGTTTAGCTTGTTTAACCGAACTATCCAAAGCGGGCAACGAAGAGAAACTTGCTGCACAAACTAAAACATTGGCGGAAGGTTTTAAAGCATTAGCGGATAAACATAACGTACCGTTAACCGTACAATATGTCGGCGGTATGTTCGGTTTATTCTTTACCGAACAAGCGGAAATCAATAATTTCCAAGATGTGATGAAATGCGATGCGGCGAAATTCAACCGTTTCTTCCATTTAATGTTAGAACAAGGCGTGTATCTTGCCCCAAGCGCATTTGAAGCCGGCTTTATGTCTCTTGCACATAGCGATGAAGATATTCAAGCGACATTAGCAGCGGCTGACAAAGCGTTTGCAGCACTCTAATCCATAAAACAAGCGGTTAAATTTCAATGTTTTTTTGCAAAACTTTCTCGAAATTTAACCGCTTGTTCCATTCAATGCTTATTCAATTCTTAGCTAAAAGCGTTCCATTCACCGTTGACTGCACAACCAATCACTTCGAAACGGTTGGTAAAAACGGTCAGATTCGCAATTTTACCCACTTCAATCGAACCTAAACGATCATCAACACCAATCGCTTTCGCCGGATAGTAATTACACATTCTCAGCGTTTCGTCTAACGGAATCCCCACTTCTTGCACCGCATTTTTAACCGATTCGATCATCGTAATTGATGCACCGCCTAAAGTGCCGTTAGCGTCATAGCATTTACCGTCACGCACATACACCGTAGTACCGACAAAATCAAATTGTTCGATATCCGAACCTGCCGCTGCGGTGGCATCGGTGACGATACAAAGCTTGTCGCCTTTAGCTCGTTTGGCGATTTTGACATTACCGAATTCTACGTGTAAGCCGTCCACAATAATACCGGTATAAACCTCATCGCTGTCTAACACGGCGCCGACAACGCCCATTGCACGTCCGGAACTGATCGGCGACATCGCATTGTGTAAATGGGTAGCAAAGGTTGCACCGTTAGCAAACGCTTGTTTTGCCACTTCATAAGTGGCGTTCGAATGCCCAACCGACACAATAATGCCGCTTTTCACAAAATCAGGAATTGCTTTTGCGGTCGGGTTTTCCGCCGCTAAGGTAATTTTGGTGATCACATCAGCGTTATCACATAAAAACTGCTGCATTTCGGGGCTGATTTCACGCACATATTCGGCACGATGTACACCTTTTTTCTCAAGGCTGAGATAAGGGCCTTCCAAATGCAAGCCGAGCGCTTGGTTTTGATATTTCTGCAAATAATCACGCATCGCCGCAACTACTTGTTTCATTCCCTCATCAGGCGCAGTAATAAAGGTCGGCAAATAACTTGTCGTGCCGGAACGTAAATTGGTTTGCTGCATAATTTCAAAAGTGTTAACTGTCGGTTCACTGTTTACCATTACGCCGCCACAGCCATTTAGCTGTAAATCAATAAAACCGGCGGTGAGATTATGCCCTTTTAAATCAATACGTTGGATATCGTCCGCTAATTGTTCTTCACGTACAATCGCTTGAATTTTGTCATCTTCAATAACAACTGCGTGCCCATATAACACATCTTTAGCGGTATAAATTACACTGTTGGTGAAAGCATATTTCATTCTTGTTCTCCAAAGGAAAAGGTCTGTTAATAGTGTAACAGACCTTAAAACTTACAACACGCTTTGAATTGCATTTGCTTCTAGTTGGGTGAAATATTTCACGGTTTTGACTTTGAGTTCTTGGGTTGCCGGTTCGTCACACACCACAATTCCCCGTTCATGCAATTGCAGGGCACTAACCGTCCACATATGGTTTACCGCCCCTTCCACACAAGCCTGTAATGCCAATGCTTTATTGTGGCCGGTAATCAGTAACATCACTTCTTCCGCATCAAGTAATGTCGCTACCCCAATGGTTAACGCATATTTCGGTACTTTAGTAACATCATTATCAAAAAAGCGAGAATTCGCAATCAAAGTATCTTCAGTGAGTGTTTTAATCCGAGTACGTGAACGCAAAGAAGAAGCCGGTTCGTTAAAGGCGATATGACCGTCCACACCGACACCGCCCATAAACAGGTGAATTTTGCCGTACGACTGAATTTTCTCTTCATAACGGCGACATTCCTCATCATGATCCTCGGTATTGCCGTTCAAAATATTGATATTTTGCGGCTGGATATCGATGTGATCAAAGAAGTTACGGTGCATAAAGGTATGGTAACTCTGCGGGTGTTCCTTAGGTAAGCCTACATATTCGTCCATATTAAACGTAACCACATGCTGAAAGCTCACTTCGCCGGCTTGGTATAAACGAATCAATTCCTGATAGGTTTGTAGCGGCGTACCGCCGGTCGGTAAACCTAACACAAAAGGACGATCAGCCGTCGGTTGAAATTGATTGATTCGTTCAACAATATGACGAGCAGCCCAAAGGCTTACTTGCTCACTGGTTTGTAATGGGATAAGACGCATAATATTTCCTAATTATTGTTGTTATATATATGACAAGCGGTCAAATTTTATAAAAATTTTGCATAAAGCGCTTTTGCCACTTCAAGTTGTTTATCGGTTGCTTTGGCGGTCATCGGCTCACGGCAATAACCGGCTTCTACACCTTGTAATTTAAGTAATTCTTTAATGGTGAGATATAAACCGTTCGCTAAAATGCCTTCAATCAAATCATTGGTAACGTGTTGTACCGCTAACGCTTCCGCCAATTTACCTTGTTTGGTCAATTCAAAAATTTGACGAGCGCGCGGGGCGTTCACGTTGAAGGTCGAACCGATTGCGCCGTCCACACCTAGTGCTACCGCCGGTAACATCATTTCATCAAAACCCGCCCAAATTAAATGGTTCGGATAGGCTTTTTTCAAGCGTTCTAATAAATAAAAATCGCCCGCGGTAAATTTCACCCCTAAAATTTTCGGATTTTTATACAATTCGCCGAACTGCTCTACACCGATATTCACACCGGTTAAGAACGGAATCGAATAGACGATCATATTGTTGCCGGTTTCCGCAATAATGGTGTCGTAATAATGTTTAATTTCGGCAAAACTAAATTTGTAATAGAACGGTGTCACTGCCGATAAACAGTCATAGCCTAATTCGGTTGCATATTTACCTAATTCGACCGCTTCTTGTAAATTCACGCTACCCACTTGAGCAATCAGCGCAATTTGATCTTTCGCTTCGTCTTTTGCGATACGGAAAATTTCTTTTTTCTCTGCGGTGGAAAGCATAAAGTTTTCGCCGGTTGAACCGCCGACATATAAACCGTCCACTTTCATTTTGTCGATATTATGACGAATAATTTGGCGTAAGCCTTTCTCATTAATTGAGCCGTCCTCGTTGAATGCCACGAGTAACGCACTAAAAATACCGGTTAAATTTTTCATATTATGTTCCTTAAATTTAATTAAAAATGTTGTTCCGCCCATGCTGCCGCACCGATTAAACCGGCATCGCCGCCATATTTCGCTGCTTCCAATTCACAATGATAGAAATGCGGCATTTCGGCTAAATATTGTCGTACAAGCGGTAAATAGCCTTCCGCCAAGCCGACACTGCCGCCGATCACCACTTTTTGCGTATCCAAACCAATGGTTAAATCCGCCACTAAATTGGCGATCGCTTTTGCAGATTTTTCGACTAATTCGACCGCTTGTACTTTGCCCGCTCGGAATTGCTCAAACACTTGTTTCGGGGTACAAGGCTCTGCCCATTGGCTTGAAACCGCTTCGATAGCTCGCCCGGAA encodes the following:
- the nagB gene encoding glucosamine-6-phosphate deaminase, which translates into the protein MRLIPLQTSEQVSLWAARHIVERINQFQPTADRPFVLGLPTGGTPLQTYQELIRLYQAGEVSFQHVVTFNMDEYVGLPKEHPQSYHTFMHRNFFDHIDIQPQNINILNGNTEDHDEECRRYEEKIQSYGKIHLFMGGVGVDGHIAFNEPASSLRSRTRIKTLTEDTLIANSRFFDNDVTKVPKYALTIGVATLLDAEEVMLLITGHNKALALQACVEGAVNHMWTVSALQLHERGIVVCDEPATQELKVKTVKYFTQLEANAIQSVL
- the hemL gene encoding glutamate-1-semialdehyde 2,1-aminomutase, with amino-acid sequence MTLSEQLFEKAQKVIPGGVNSPVRAFKGVGGTPVFIQKAEGAYITDSDGKQYIDYVGSWGPMVLGHNHPAIIDAVLKAVPNGLSFGAPTESEITLAELVTKLVPSIELVRMVSSGTEATMSAIRLARGYTGRDKIIKFEGCYHGHSDSLLVKAGSGALTLGQPSGPGVPADFAKHTLTCTYNDLDSVKTAFEQYPNEIACLIVEPVAGNMNCIPPKNDFLKGLRALCDQYGAVFIIDEVMTGFRVALGGAQAYYDVKPDLTTLGKIIGGGMPVGAFGGKKEIMEYIAPTGPVYQAGTLSGNPIAMAAGLACLTELSKAGNEEKLAAQTKTLAEGFKALADKHNVPLTVQYVGGMFGLFFTEQAEINNFQDVMKCDAAKFNRFFHLMLEQGVYLAPSAFEAGFMSLAHSDEDIQATLAAADKAFAAL
- the nagA gene encoding N-acetylglucosamine-6-phosphate deacetylase, which translates into the protein MKYAFTNSVIYTAKDVLYGHAVVIEDDKIQAIVREEQLADDIQRIDLKGHNLTAGFIDLQLNGCGGVMVNSEPTVNTFEIMQQTNLRSGTTSYLPTFITAPDEGMKQVVAAMRDYLQKYQNQALGLHLEGPYLSLEKKGVHRAEYVREISPEMQQFLCDNADVITKITLAAENPTAKAIPDFVKSGIIVSVGHSNATYEVAKQAFANGATFATHLHNAMSPISSGRAMGVVGAVLDSDEVYTGIIVDGLHVEFGNVKIAKRAKGDKLCIVTDATAAAGSDIEQFDFVGTTVYVRDGKCYDANGTLGGASITMIESVKNAVQEVGIPLDETLRMCNYYPAKAIGVDDRLGSIEVGKIANLTVFTNRFEVIGCAVNGEWNAFS
- the nanA gene encoding N-acetylneuraminate lyase; this encodes MKNLTGIFSALLVAFNEDGSINEKGLRQIIRHNIDKMKVDGLYVGGSTGENFMLSTAEKKEIFRIAKDEAKDQIALIAQVGSVNLQEAVELGKYATELGYDCLSAVTPFYYKFSFAEIKHYYDTIIAETGNNMIVYSIPFLTGVNIGVEQFGELYKNPKILGVKFTAGDFYLLERLKKAYPNHLIWAGFDEMMLPAVALGVDGAIGSTFNVNAPRARQIFELTKQGKLAEALAVQHVTNDLIEGILANGLYLTIKELLKLQGVEAGYCREPMTAKATDKQLEVAKALYAKFL